Proteins from a genomic interval of Clostridium scatologenes:
- the ispD gene encoding 2-C-methyl-D-erythritol 4-phosphate cytidylyltransferase has protein sequence MGKNYAIILAAGKGKRMGAGINKQFLRIKDKPILYYSLKTFSDNPFIDEIILVCSSSEIDYCRQQVVEKYGIKKVFRIVSGGKERQDSVLNGLRSITDCNIVLIHDGARPFVNFSIIENGIKYAEIYGACTCGMNPKDTIKIKGNDGFSLDTLDRSKLFCVQTPQCFKYDLIMKCHEKLMQDNIFVTDDTSVVELYGNKVYLYEGSYNNIKITTQEDLVVAERILEKN, from the coding sequence ATGGGCAAAAATTATGCAATTATTCTAGCAGCAGGAAAAGGAAAAAGAATGGGTGCAGGAATTAATAAACAATTTTTAAGAATAAAAGATAAACCAATTCTCTATTATTCTTTAAAAACATTTTCTGATAATCCATTTATAGATGAAATTATTTTGGTATGTTCAAGCAGTGAGATAGACTACTGTAGACAACAAGTAGTTGAGAAGTATGGTATAAAAAAAGTGTTTAGGATTGTATCCGGAGGAAAGGAAAGGCAAGATTCTGTACTAAATGGGCTAAGGTCAATTACTGATTGTAATATAGTACTTATCCACGATGGAGCTAGACCTTTTGTAAATTTTAGTATTATTGAAAATGGAATAAAATATGCTGAAATTTATGGTGCATGCACTTGCGGAATGAATCCAAAGGATACAATAAAAATTAAAGGCAATGATGGGTTTTCTCTAGATACCTTAGATAGAAGTAAATTATTTTGTGTTCAAACACCTCAATGTTTTAAATATGATTTAATCATGAAGTGTCATGAAAAATTGATGCAAGATAATATTTTTGTTACAGATGATACTTCTGTAGTTGAACTTTATGGAAACAAAGTCTATTTATATGAAGGAAGCTATAATAATATAAAGATAACAACTCAAGAAGATTTAGTTGTTGCTGAAAGAATATTGGAAAAAAATTAA
- the proS gene encoding proline--tRNA ligase, translated as MKLSKMILGTLRDVQGETELESYKLMLRAGIIRKVASGVYNFMPIGKKVIENVNSLIKNEMEKMDSQEIEVAQFIPFELLNQCNNKESSFTDTFEIVDKNQKKFYVGADFKESYIEIIKNEIKSYKQLPVSIYSIQKRIKDETKPKFGIIKSKEFNELQCYIFYDDSLESGKYVNRLCEVFKDIYNKCGLDFIKTNSLKFFVKHPLGEEQVVCCEGCGYKEDLEIATCTLQEKEEDDMKPVNKISTPDTRTIDELASLFNTTPEYFVKTIIYKINSKIVAVMVRGDREVNETKVKSKIGHIVSFELADEEIVRYATSAEIGFAGPINLKCDTLLVDEEITRMRNFMVGANETGYHYECVNYERDFTGTVGDFKKITEKDRCPICGNSINIKNVMGLGEIINLETAYSEDMSAVFLDKLGKSKPMSIIKASINVDRLLALIAEQNHDENGIVWPKRVAPYEVIVIAAVFKNEEQMKTAENIYNKLRSMEIDVLLDDRDERAGVKFKDADLIGVPIRITVGKKISEGKVEFKLRNNGNVEDINIGDIEEKVLNGLHKN; from the coding sequence ATGAAGTTATCAAAAATGATATTAGGAACTCTAAGGGATGTCCAGGGGGAAACTGAATTAGAAAGTTATAAACTTATGTTAAGAGCTGGTATTATAAGAAAAGTTGCATCAGGAGTGTATAACTTTATGCCTATAGGGAAAAAAGTTATAGAGAATGTAAATAGTTTAATAAAAAACGAGATGGAAAAAATGGATTCTCAAGAAATAGAGGTTGCACAGTTTATTCCATTTGAATTATTGAATCAGTGTAATAATAAAGAAAGTAGTTTCACAGATACTTTTGAAATAGTTGATAAAAATCAAAAAAAATTTTATGTGGGAGCAGATTTTAAAGAATCTTATATAGAAATTATAAAAAATGAAATAAAATCATATAAACAATTACCTGTAAGTATATATTCTATACAAAAACGAATTAAAGATGAGACAAAACCTAAGTTTGGAATTATAAAATCTAAGGAATTTAATGAACTTCAATGTTATATTTTTTATGATGATTCATTGGAATCCGGAAAATATGTTAATAGATTATGTGAAGTTTTTAAAGATATTTATAATAAATGTGGGTTAGATTTTATAAAAACTAATTCTTTAAAATTTTTCGTAAAACATCCTTTAGGAGAGGAACAGGTGGTGTGTTGTGAGGGTTGCGGGTATAAAGAAGATTTAGAAATAGCTACATGTACTTTACAAGAAAAAGAAGAGGATGACATGAAGCCTGTGAATAAGATTTCTACACCAGACACTAGAACTATAGATGAGTTGGCTTCTTTGTTTAATACAACACCAGAATATTTTGTAAAGACTATTATATATAAAATAAATAGTAAGATTGTCGCTGTAATGGTCAGAGGTGATAGAGAAGTAAATGAGACAAAAGTTAAAAGTAAGATAGGTCATATTGTAAGTTTTGAACTGGCAGATGAAGAGATAGTAAGATATGCTACATCAGCTGAAATAGGTTTTGCGGGTCCAATAAACTTGAAATGTGATACGTTATTAGTAGATGAAGAAATAACTAGAATGCGTAATTTCATGGTAGGAGCTAATGAAACTGGATATCATTATGAATGTGTAAATTACGAAAGAGATTTTACAGGTACTGTTGGTGATTTTAAGAAAATTACAGAAAAGGATAGGTGCCCTATTTGCGGAAATTCTATAAACATTAAAAATGTAATGGGGTTAGGTGAAATTATAAATTTGGAAACAGCCTATTCAGAGGATATGAGTGCTGTATTCTTAGATAAATTAGGAAAAAGTAAGCCTATGAGTATTATTAAAGCATCAATTAATGTAGATAGACTTTTAGCGTTAATAGCTGAGCAAAATCATGATGAAAATGGAATAGTGTGGCCCAAAAGAGTAGCGCCTTATGAAGTTATTGTAATAGCTGCAGTATTTAAAAATGAAGAACAAATGAAAACAGCCGAAAATATATATAACAAATTAAGATCAATGGAAATAGATGTTTTATTGGATGATAGAGACGAAAGAGCAGGAGTCAAGTTTAAAGATGCGGATTTAATAGGAGTGCCTATAAGAATAACTGTAGGTAAAAAAATATCTGAAGGTAAAGTTGAATTTAAATTAAGAAATAATGGTAATGTAGAAGATATAAATATAGGTGATATAGAAGAAAAAGTTTTAAATGGATTACATAAAAATTAA
- the cysS gene encoding cysteine--tRNA ligase translates to MKVFNTITRKKEDFIPLSEKEVKMYVCGPTVYNFFHIGNARTFVVFDTIRRYFEYRGYKVKFIQNFTDIDDKMIKRAKEDNITVKELGDKFIEEYYKDADSLNIERATVNPRATEYINEIIDFVKELIDRGYAYEVDGDIYFHTKKFEDYGKLSGQNLEDLQAGARISVDERKKDPMDFAVWKSQKPGEPAWESPWGMGRPGWHIECSCMAYNLLGETIDIHAGGSDLAFPHHENEIAQSEARTGKTFAKYWMHSAFVNVNNEKMSKSLNNFFTAREILEKYDPDVIRLFMLSGHYRTQINFSIESLESMKAAMDRLYNSISNLESLLEETKQEQLMDQEVEYIKTLNGYKEKYIEKMDDDFNTADAVSVIFDLIRDINTNVKIDSSKELIKHCLNLIKELGKPLGILQKSKKGTLEEKIEALIKERQQARKDKNWALSDKIRDDLKEQGILLEDTPQGVRWKRA, encoded by the coding sequence ATGAAAGTTTTTAATACAATCACAAGAAAAAAGGAAGACTTTATTCCTTTATCGGAAAAAGAAGTTAAAATGTATGTATGTGGGCCAACAGTATATAATTTTTTTCATATAGGTAATGCTAGAACTTTTGTTGTTTTCGATACAATAAGAAGGTATTTTGAGTATAGAGGATATAAAGTTAAGTTTATACAAAACTTTACTGATATAGATGATAAGATGATTAAAAGGGCCAAAGAAGATAACATAACAGTAAAAGAACTAGGAGATAAGTTTATAGAAGAATATTATAAAGATGCAGATTCCTTGAATATAGAAAGAGCTACAGTAAATCCTAGAGCAACTGAATACATAAATGAGATTATTGATTTTGTAAAAGAATTAATAGATAGAGGATATGCTTATGAAGTAGATGGTGATATTTATTTTCATACAAAAAAGTTTGAGGATTATGGAAAACTTTCAGGACAGAATTTAGAAGATCTTCAAGCAGGGGCTAGAATTAGTGTAGATGAAAGAAAAAAAGATCCTATGGATTTTGCAGTTTGGAAAAGTCAAAAGCCTGGAGAACCAGCATGGGAAAGTCCATGGGGTATGGGAAGGCCTGGTTGGCATATAGAATGTTCATGTATGGCATATAATCTATTAGGTGAAACTATAGATATACATGCAGGTGGTTCAGATTTAGCATTTCCACATCATGAAAATGAAATAGCACAGAGTGAAGCTAGAACGGGCAAAACTTTTGCAAAGTATTGGATGCATTCAGCTTTTGTAAATGTAAACAATGAGAAAATGTCTAAATCACTTAATAACTTTTTTACTGCAAGAGAAATACTAGAAAAATATGATCCAGATGTTATTAGATTATTTATGCTTTCAGGACATTATAGAACTCAAATAAATTTCAGTATAGAATCATTAGAATCAATGAAAGCTGCTATGGATAGACTATATAACTCAATTTCTAATCTGGAAAGCTTATTAGAAGAAACAAAACAGGAACAATTAATGGATCAAGAAGTTGAATACATAAAAACTTTGAATGGATATAAAGAAAAGTATATAGAAAAGATGGATGATGATTTTAATACAGCGGATGCTGTATCTGTTATTTTTGATCTTATAAGAGACATTAATACTAATGTTAAAATTGATTCTTCAAAAGAGCTAATAAAGCATTGCTTAAATTTAATAAAAGAATTAGGAAAACCATTAGGAATATTACAAAAATCTAAAAAAGGTACTTTAGAGGAAAAAATAGAAGCGCTTATAAAGGAAAGACAGCAAGCAAGAAAAGATAAAAACTGGGCATTATCAGACAAGATAAGAGATGATTTAAAAGAACAGGGAATATTACTTGAGGATACTCCTCAAGGAGTCAGATGGAAAAGAGCTTAA
- a CDS encoding Mini-ribonuclease 3 produces MDFSLLKGKFTKESVRQINPLVLAFVGDAVYEVFIRTYLVDKNRNMSVHNLHVEAIKFVKAHAQSEFIKKIEKELSEEEMYFFKRGRNSKSGTVPKNADVQEYRFATGFETLVGYLYLTEQEERLNLLLNTIIELQITGGI; encoded by the coding sequence ATGGATTTCAGTTTACTAAAAGGTAAATTTACTAAGGAGTCAGTAAGGCAGATAAATCCATTGGTGCTTGCCTTTGTTGGCGATGCAGTATATGAAGTTTTTATAAGAACTTATTTAGTGGATAAGAATAGGAATATGTCTGTGCATAATCTACATGTAGAAGCTATAAAATTTGTAAAAGCACATGCGCAAAGTGAATTTATAAAAAAAATAGAAAAAGAATTAAGTGAAGAGGAAATGTATTTTTTTAAAAGAGGAAGAAATTCTAAATCAGGTACAGTTCCTAAAAATGCAGATGTACAAGAATATAGATTTGCCACAGGCTTTGAAACTTTAGTTGGATATTTATATTTGACGGAACAAGAAGAAAGATTAAATTTATTATTAAATACCATAATAGAATTACAAATAACTGGAGGAATATAA
- the thyX gene encoding FAD-dependent thymidylate synthase produces MDLKVKLIEHTPNPEKVIASAAKLCYSAVGIDEIEENLQGEKATKFLNMLMSYGHESPIEHVSFTFAVEGVSRSLTHQLVRHRLASYSQQSQRYVKLSQFQYIVPPEIKKDEEAKKIYIEAMENSQEAYNKLADILKNKHIKNGMNSPAAEKKAIEDARYVFPNACETKIMLTMNARSLVNFFKHRCCNRAQWEIRALANEMLKQLKEVAPVLFKYSGPSCLNGMCPEGKMTCGKKDEVRKMYLGV; encoded by the coding sequence ATGGATTTAAAAGTTAAATTAATAGAACATACACCTAATCCAGAAAAGGTTATAGCTTCAGCTGCCAAACTATGTTATAGTGCTGTAGGTATAGATGAAATTGAAGAAAACTTACAAGGTGAGAAGGCCACAAAATTTTTAAATATGTTGATGTCTTATGGACATGAGTCTCCTATAGAACATGTATCCTTCACCTTTGCTGTTGAAGGAGTATCAAGAAGTTTGACACATCAGTTAGTAAGACATAGGTTGGCATCCTATTCTCAACAAAGTCAAAGGTATGTTAAATTAAGCCAGTTTCAATATATAGTTCCTCCCGAAATAAAAAAAGATGAAGAAGCTAAAAAGATATATATTGAGGCTATGGAGAATAGTCAAGAAGCCTATAATAAATTAGCAGATATTTTAAAAAACAAACATATAAAGAATGGAATGAATTCACCAGCTGCAGAAAAGAAAGCAATTGAAGATGCTAGGTATGTTTTTCCAAATGCTTGTGAAACTAAGATAATGTTAACTATGAATGCAAGAAGTTTGGTGAATTTTTTCAAACATAGGTGTTGTAACAGAGCTCAATGGGAAATAAGAGCGCTGGCAAATGAAATGCTAAAACAATTAAAGGAAGTAGCACCAGTGTTATTTAAATATAGTGGACCTTCTTGTTTGAATGGAATGTGTCCTGAAGGAAAAATGACTTGCGGTAAAAAAGATGAAGTTAGAAAAATGTATTTAGGAGTATAA
- the rlmB gene encoding 23S rRNA (guanosine(2251)-2'-O)-methyltransferase RlmB: MRDTKKSFKDNSNRRRDKDDKFLSNTNEKTFREDLIEGRNAVIEVLRSERTVEQILVANGDVSGSINMILALAKEKKIVIKHVDRKKLDQLSQTGAHQGVIAQITPYKYCDVDDIINYAEEKGEKPFIVILDEIEDPHNFGSIIRTAETCGVHGIIIPKRRNVGLTPAVYKASVGAIEHMKIAKITNINSAIDKLKERGIWVYGADMNGENYCYDVDFRGAVALIIGSEGKGILKLTKNKCDVLVKIPMVGNISSLNASVAGGILMYEVLKQKFKK, encoded by the coding sequence GTGAGAGATACTAAAAAGAGCTTTAAAGATAATTCAAATAGAAGAAGAGATAAGGATGACAAATTTTTAAGTAATACTAATGAAAAAACTTTTAGAGAGGATTTAATAGAAGGAAGAAATGCAGTGATTGAAGTGTTGAGATCTGAAAGAACTGTGGAACAAATATTAGTCGCTAATGGAGATGTATCAGGATCTATAAACATGATATTAGCTTTAGCTAAAGAAAAAAAGATAGTTATAAAGCATGTGGATAGAAAGAAATTAGACCAACTTTCTCAAACTGGTGCACATCAGGGAGTAATTGCACAAATTACACCATATAAGTATTGTGATGTAGATGATATAATTAATTATGCAGAAGAAAAAGGAGAAAAACCTTTTATTGTTATACTAGATGAAATAGAAGATCCTCACAATTTTGGATCCATAATTAGAACTGCTGAAACTTGTGGAGTACATGGTATTATAATACCCAAAAGGAGAAATGTAGGATTAACTCCTGCTGTATATAAGGCCTCTGTTGGAGCTATAGAACATATGAAAATTGCTAAAATCACAAATATAAACAGTGCAATAGATAAGCTAAAAGAGCGAGGCATTTGGGTGTATGGTGCAGATATGAATGGAGAAAATTATTGTTATGATGTAGATTTTAGAGGTGCAGTAGCTTTAATAATAGGAAGTGAAGGAAAAGGCATATTAAAGCTTACTAAAAATAAATGTGATGTGCTTGTAAAGATACCTATGGTTGGAAATATATCATCTTTAAATGCTTCAGTTGCAGGTGGAATACTTATGTACGAAGTATTAAAACAAAAATTTAAAAAGTAA
- a CDS encoding NYN domain-containing protein, whose protein sequence is MKNIFVDGYNVINSWSELKKIKEYSYEAARTELIEKLTNYATYKNYKVFIVFDAHMVSKSIEKKEKISDNIVVVFTKEGETADSFIEKTVNKIGRKIEVCVVTSDSLEQQVVFQRGATRMSSVEFYHEVKSVENKIKSKIQKKYSEKRFTLEDTIQKEILEELEKIRRSN, encoded by the coding sequence GTGAAAAATATTTTTGTAGATGGGTATAATGTAATAAATAGTTGGTCTGAACTAAAAAAAATAAAAGAATATAGTTATGAAGCTGCAAGAACTGAACTTATAGAAAAATTAACTAATTATGCAACTTATAAAAATTATAAAGTTTTCATAGTTTTTGATGCTCATATGGTAAGCAAAAGTATAGAGAAAAAAGAGAAAATTAGTGATAATATAGTAGTAGTATTTACAAAAGAAGGGGAAACAGCAGACTCTTTTATAGAAAAAACAGTAAATAAAATAGGACGAAAAATAGAGGTATGCGTCGTAACTTCAGATTCTTTGGAACAACAGGTTGTTTTCCAAAGAGGTGCTACAAGAATGTCCTCGGTAGAATTTTATCATGAAGTTAAAAGTGTAGAAAATAAAATTAAAAGTAAAATACAGAAAAAATATTCAGAAAAAAGATTTACTTTAGAAGATACAATTCAAAAGGAAATACTGGAAGAACTTGAAAAAATTCGAAGAAGTAATTAA
- the sigH gene encoding RNA polymerase sporulation sigma factor SigH, with protein sequence MDRRGCISKKISSFEKKLDEEIVIQAKKGETRAQEYLINKYENFVKAKAKSYFLIGADKEDIYQEGMIGLYKAIRDFKPDKLSSFKAFAELCVTRQIITAIKTATRQKHIPLNTYISLNKPIYDEESDRTLLDVLSEAKVADPEELIISREELNHIHAEIGEVLSSLEMEVLMSYLDGKSYQEIACDLDRHAKSIDNALQRVKRKLEKCLNDK encoded by the coding sequence TTGGATAGAAGGGGTTGTATTAGTAAGAAAATTTCCTCCTTTGAAAAAAAATTAGACGAGGAAATCGTTATTCAAGCAAAAAAAGGGGAGACTAGGGCTCAGGAATACTTGATTAATAAATATGAAAATTTTGTGAAAGCAAAAGCGAAGTCTTATTTTTTGATAGGAGCAGATAAAGAAGACATATACCAAGAAGGAATGATAGGGTTATATAAAGCTATAAGAGATTTTAAACCTGATAAGTTATCATCTTTTAAAGCTTTTGCTGAGTTGTGTGTTACACGACAAATAATTACTGCTATTAAGACTGCCACAAGACAGAAGCATATTCCTTTAAATACATATATTTCTTTAAATAAGCCTATATATGATGAAGAATCAGATAGAACTTTGTTAGATGTTTTGTCGGAAGCTAAGGTGGCAGATCCCGAAGAATTGATTATAAGTAGAGAAGAATTAAATCATATACATGCTGAAATAGGCGAGGTTTTATCAAGTTTAGAAATGGAAGTATTAATGTCTTATCTCGATGGTAAGTCTTATCAAGAAATTGCTTGTGATCTAGATAGGCATGCAAAATCCATAGATAATGCACTACAAAGGGTAAAAAGAAAATTAGAGAAGTGTTTAAATGATAAATAA
- the tuf gene encoding elongation factor Tu has product MSKAKYERNKPHVNIGTIGHVDHGKTTLTAAITMVLAKEGKAEAFKYDEIDKAPEEKERGITINTAHVEYETENRHYAHVDCPGHADYVKNMITGAAQMDGAILVVSAADGPMPQTREHILLASRVGVSYIVVFLNKADQVDDPELLELVEMEVRELLSEYEFPGDDIPIIVGSALKVIENPDDPEATKCIHELMAAVDSYIPTPERATDKAFLMPVEDVFTITGRGTVATGRVESGILKVGDEVEIVGLKEEKGKTTVTGVEMFRKLLDQAMAGDNIGALLRGIQRDDIERGQVLAKPGSVHPHKKFVGQVYVLKKEEGGRHTPFFNGYRPQFYFRTTDVTGSIALPEGVEMVMPGDHIDMNVELITPVAMDEGLRFAIREGGRTVGSGVVTKIVE; this is encoded by the coding sequence ATGTCAAAAGCAAAATATGAAAGAAACAAACCACATGTAAACATAGGAACAATAGGACACGTAGATCATGGTAAGACAACATTAACAGCAGCAATAACAATGGTGTTAGCAAAAGAAGGAAAAGCAGAAGCATTTAAGTATGACGAAATAGATAAAGCACCAGAGGAAAAAGAAAGAGGAATCACAATCAACACAGCACACGTAGAATATGAAACAGAGAATAGACATTATGCACACGTAGATTGTCCAGGACATGCTGACTATGTAAAGAACATGATAACAGGAGCAGCACAAATGGATGGAGCAATCTTAGTAGTAAGTGCAGCAGATGGTCCAATGCCACAAACAAGAGAACATATACTACTAGCATCAAGAGTAGGAGTAAGTTACATAGTAGTATTCTTAAATAAAGCAGACCAAGTAGACGATCCAGAATTATTGGAATTAGTAGAAATGGAAGTAAGAGAATTATTAAGTGAGTATGAATTCCCAGGAGATGATATTCCAATAATAGTAGGAAGTGCGTTAAAAGTAATAGAAAATCCAGATGATCCAGAAGCAACAAAATGCATACATGAATTAATGGCAGCAGTAGATAGCTATATACCAACACCAGAAAGAGCAACAGATAAAGCATTCTTAATGCCAGTAGAAGATGTATTCACAATCACAGGAAGAGGAACAGTTGCAACAGGAAGAGTTGAAAGTGGAATACTAAAAGTTGGAGACGAAGTAGAAATCGTAGGATTAAAAGAAGAAAAAGGCAAGACAACAGTAACAGGAGTAGAAATGTTCAGAAAGCTTCTTGATCAAGCAATGGCAGGAGATAACATAGGAGCATTACTAAGAGGAATACAAAGAGATGACATCGAAAGAGGTCAAGTATTAGCAAAACCAGGTTCAGTACACCCACACAAGAAATTTGTAGGTCAAGTGTACGTATTAAAGAAAGAAGAAGGCGGAAGACATACACCATTCTTCAATGGATATAGACCACAGTTTTATTTCAGAACAACAGACGTAACAGGATCAATCGCATTACCAGAAGGAGTAGAAATGGTTATGCCAGGAGATCACATAGATATGAATGTTGAATTAATAACACCAGTAGCAATGGATGAAGGATTAAGATTTGCAATAAGAGAAGGCGGAAGAACAGTAGGTTCAGGTGTTGTTACTAAAATTGTTGAGTAA
- the rpmG gene encoding 50S ribosomal protein L33, with the protein MRVKVTLACTDCKQRNYNTMKNKKNDPDRLEMRKYCPFCHKHTSHKETK; encoded by the coding sequence ATGAGAGTAAAAGTAACATTAGCATGTACAGATTGCAAACAAAGAAATTACAACACAATGAAAAACAAAAAAAATGATCCAGATAGATTAGAAATGAGAAAATATTGCCCATTTTGCCATAAACATACATCTCATAAAGAAACAAAATAG
- the secE gene encoding preprotein translocase subunit SecE, giving the protein MAVQNSAKKTKKSAASGNSFINFFIDLKAETKRITWASKEKVKKSTATVLIFCLIYIVIVGLLDVGFKNLFSVIFK; this is encoded by the coding sequence ATGGCTGTACAAAATAGTGCAAAGAAAACAAAGAAATCAGCAGCGTCCGGAAATAGTTTTATTAACTTTTTTATAGACTTAAAAGCAGAAACTAAAAGAATAACTTGGGCCTCTAAGGAGAAAGTAAAAAAGTCAACAGCAACAGTTTTGATATTTTGTCTTATTTATATAGTAATTGTTGGATTGCTAGATGTAGGATTTAAAAATTTGTTTAGTGTAATTTTTAAATAA
- the nusG gene encoding transcription termination/antitermination protein NusG yields the protein MAERARWYVVHTYSGYENKVKANLEKTIENRNLYDWIDDVQVPMEEQVEVKDGKRKVTLKKVFPGYVLIHMVMTDDSWYVVRNTRGVTGFVGPGSKPVALTDEEVVSMGIAEKAINIDVEVGENIKVKSGPLENFPAVIQEINAEKKKIKALVNMFGRETPVELDFNQIEKLD from the coding sequence ATGGCAGAGAGAGCTAGATGGTATGTAGTTCATACATATTCTGGTTACGAGAACAAAGTTAAAGCCAATTTAGAGAAAACTATTGAAAATAGAAATCTTTATGATTGGATAGATGATGTTCAAGTTCCCATGGAAGAACAAGTTGAAGTAAAAGATGGAAAAAGAAAAGTAACATTAAAAAAAGTATTTCCAGGATATGTTTTAATACACATGGTAATGACAGATGATTCTTGGTATGTAGTTAGAAATACTAGAGGAGTAACAGGATTTGTAGGTCCAGGATCTAAACCAGTTGCACTCACAGATGAAGAGGTTGTATCTATGGGAATAGCTGAAAAAGCTATTAATATAGATGTGGAGGTAGGAGAAAACATTAAAGTTAAATCTGGTCCTCTTGAAAACTTCCCAGCTGTTATCCAAGAAATCAATGCTGAAAAGAAAAAAATTAAAGCGCTAGTTAACATGTTTGGCAGGGAAACACCTGTTGAACTTGATTTTAATCAAATAGAAAAACTAGATTAG
- the rplK gene encoding 50S ribosomal protein L11: MAKKVVGMIKLQLAAGKATPAPPVGPALGQHGVNIMGFCKEFNAKTASQAGLIIPVVITVYQDRSFSFILKTPPAAVLLKKAAGIESGSGVPNKTKVAKVTKDQLKQIAETKMPDLNAGSVEAAMSMIAGTARSMGITVEE, from the coding sequence ATGGCTAAAAAAGTAGTAGGAATGATTAAACTTCAGCTTGCTGCAGGAAAAGCAACTCCAGCACCACCAGTTGGACCAGCACTTGGACAGCATGGTGTAAACATAATGGGATTCTGTAAAGAATTTAATGCTAAAACTGCTAGTCAAGCAGGATTAATAATTCCAGTAGTAATTACTGTATATCAGGATAGATCATTTAGTTTTATACTAAAGACTCCACCAGCAGCAGTATTACTTAAAAAAGCAGCAGGAATAGAAAGCGGTTCTGGTGTACCGAATAAAACTAAGGTTGCTAAAGTTACAAAGGATCAGTTGAAACAAATAGCTGAAACAAAAATGCCAGACCTAAATGCAGGATCAGTTGAAGCTGCTATGAGTATGATAGCAGGAACAGCTAGAAGCATGGGAATAACTGTAGAAGAATAA
- the rplA gene encoding 50S ribosomal protein L1 — MGKNYKESAKLVDKNVLYTPAEAMELAVKTSKAKFDETIEVALRLGVDPRHADQQVRGAVVLPHGTGKKVRVLVFAKGEKAKEAEAAGAEFVGAEELVQKIQKENWFDFDVVVATPDMMGVVGRLGRVLGPKGLMPNPKSGTVTFDVSKAIADIKAGKVEYRVDKTAIVHVAMGKKSFGEQKLSENFHVLMEAVVKAKPAAAKGQYLKSVVVSSTMGPGIKINPTKVLE; from the coding sequence ATGGGAAAAAATTACAAGGAAAGTGCTAAGTTAGTTGATAAGAATGTATTATATACACCTGCAGAAGCTATGGAACTTGCAGTAAAAACATCAAAGGCTAAATTTGATGAAACTATAGAAGTAGCTTTAAGACTTGGTGTTGATCCAAGACATGCAGATCAACAAGTTAGAGGAGCAGTAGTACTTCCTCATGGAACAGGAAAAAAAGTAAGAGTTTTAGTTTTTGCTAAAGGCGAAAAAGCAAAAGAAGCTGAAGCAGCAGGTGCTGAATTCGTTGGAGCAGAAGAACTTGTTCAAAAAATTCAAAAAGAAAATTGGTTTGATTTTGATGTAGTAGTTGCAACTCCAGATATGATGGGCGTTGTTGGTAGATTAGGTAGAGTATTAGGACCTAAGGGATTAATGCCAAATCCAAAATCAGGAACAGTTACTTTTGATGTTTCAAAAGCAATAGCTGATATCAAAGCTGGTAAAGTTGAATACAGAGTTGATAAGACTGCTATAGTTCACGTTGCAATGGGAAAGAAATCTTTTGGTGAACAAAAGTTATCTGAAAATTTCCATGTGTTAATGGAAGCTGTAGTTAAAGCTAAACCAGCAGCAGCAAAGGGTCAATACTTGAAGTCAGTAGTAGTTTCAAGTACTATGGGACCAGGAATCAAAATAAATCCAACAAAAGTTTTAGAGTAG